In Deinococcus misasensis DSM 22328, a single window of DNA contains:
- a CDS encoding inorganic phosphate transporter: MGLIAIVVLALAFDFINGFHDTANAIATSVATRVLSPGQAVLMAGVLNVVGALTGTAVAKTVGKDIVRPELATLELVGAALLSAIVWNLLTWWKGIPSSSSHALVFSIVGAGVASGGWQAITFKGVQKTLTGLVSSPALGFVIPIILMAILLWVIARWRPRTVSRVFSKLQIVSAAFMAFSHGSNDAQKTMGIITMALAAYYGWKGEEWGVPLWVVLSAASAMGLGTAMGGWKIIKTMGHKVVDLKPVDGFVAELSAATIIETASRLGIPVSTTHVISTAIMGVGTSKGASKVNWGMAGRIVSAWVITIPTCIVFGYLSFKIIHLFN, from the coding sequence ATGGGTCTCATTGCAATCGTGGTGCTGGCGTTGGCCTTCGATTTCATCAACGGGTTCCACGACACCGCCAACGCCATTGCCACCAGTGTGGCCACCCGTGTGCTTTCACCGGGTCAGGCTGTCTTGATGGCAGGGGTGCTGAACGTGGTCGGTGCACTGACCGGCACCGCCGTGGCCAAAACGGTGGGCAAAGACATCGTGCGCCCAGAGCTGGCCACCCTTGAACTGGTCGGTGCAGCTTTGCTTTCTGCCATTGTCTGGAACCTCCTGACATGGTGGAAAGGCATTCCCAGCAGCTCCAGCCACGCACTGGTGTTCTCCATTGTGGGGGCTGGCGTGGCCTCTGGTGGATGGCAAGCCATCACCTTCAAAGGGGTTCAGAAAACCCTGACCGGTCTGGTGTCCTCCCCTGCTCTGGGCTTTGTGATTCCCATCATCCTGATGGCGATTCTGCTGTGGGTGATTGCCCGCTGGCGTCCCAGAACCGTCAGCCGGGTGTTCTCCAAACTGCAAATCGTGTCTGCAGCCTTCATGGCCTTCAGCCACGGCAGCAACGATGCCCAGAAAACCATGGGGATCATCACCATGGCTCTGGCCGCCTACTACGGCTGGAAAGGTGAAGAGTGGGGGGTGCCCCTCTGGGTCGTGCTGTCCGCTGCGAGTGCCATGGGTCTGGGAACCGCCATGGGGGGCTGGAAAATCATCAAAACCATGGGGCACAAAGTGGTGGACCTGAAGCCTGTCGATGGTTTCGTGGCAGAACTGAGTGCCGCCACCATCATTGAAACCGCCAGTCGCCTCGGGATTCCAGTGTCCACCACACACGTGATCTCTACGGCCATCATGGGGGTTGGAACCTCCAAAGGGGCCAGCAAAGTGAACTGGGGCATGGCTGGACGCATCGTGTCGGCATGGGTGATCACCATCCCCACCTGCATTGTGTTTGGTTACCTCAGCTTCAAAATCATCCACCTGTTCAACTGA
- a CDS encoding Lrp/AsnC family transcriptional regulator — translation MEFKALDQVDLKLLRLLQENARLSYSDLARHVGLTAPAVTERIRKLEHAGIIQGYQASLDLRQLGFDVQALILIEVAYKDEQAFMRYVKEKRAVLECHHLLGQSAFSLKVCVQKMLDLEALIRELMKFGQTTTHILLSEVVRQSPVDLQP, via the coding sequence ATGGAATTCAAAGCCCTCGATCAGGTGGATCTGAAACTCCTGCGCCTGTTGCAAGAAAATGCCCGCCTGAGTTACTCGGATCTGGCAAGGCATGTGGGCCTCACCGCCCCCGCCGTCACCGAACGCATTCGCAAACTGGAACATGCAGGCATCATTCAGGGATATCAAGCGAGCCTTGACCTGAGGCAACTTGGCTTCGATGTGCAAGCCCTGATCCTCATTGAGGTGGCTTACAAAGACGAGCAGGCGTTCATGCGCTACGTCAAAGAAAAAAGAGCCGTGCTGGAATGCCATCACCTGCTCGGGCAAAGTGCTTTTTCCCTGAAGGTGTGCGTGCAAAAGATGCTGGATCTGGAAGCCCTGATCCGCGAACTCATGAAATTTGGCCAGACCACCACCCACATTCTGCTTTCAGAAGTGGTGCGCCAGAGCCCAGTGGACCTTCAGCCCTGA
- the rocD gene encoding ornithine--oxo-acid transaminase: protein MKTQDFILLDEGYGAHNYHPLDVVIERGEGVWVHDVEGKKYLDCLSAYSAVNQGHCHPRILKALTEQASKVTLTSRAFRNDQMGLFLKELCEFTGYEMALPMNTGAEAVETAIKAARKWGYQVKGIASDQAQIIVANGNFHGRTTTVVSFSTEAQYKQDFGPFTPGFVAVEYGSIEALKAAINPSTAAILLEPIQGEGGVIIPPEGYLKEVRELCDQHNILFIADEIQSGLGRSGARFACDHEGVRPDMVILGKALSGGFYPVSAVVADQKVLGLFKPGDHGSTFAGNPLGAAVAREALKVLQEEKLIERSRTLGAYLKAELEKIDSPIIDFVRGKGLWIGLVLKEPARKYCEALRERGILCKETHVNVIRIAPPLVIEQAELDLIVSEFKAVLTASEKVLV from the coding sequence ATGAAAACACAAGATTTCATTTTGCTGGACGAGGGTTACGGCGCACACAACTACCATCCTCTGGACGTGGTGATCGAACGGGGCGAGGGGGTGTGGGTGCACGATGTGGAAGGCAAAAAATACCTCGATTGTCTGAGTGCCTACAGTGCAGTCAATCAGGGACACTGCCATCCCAGAATTTTGAAAGCCCTGACCGAGCAGGCCAGCAAAGTCACACTGACCTCCAGAGCGTTCCGCAACGACCAGATGGGTTTGTTTTTGAAAGAACTCTGCGAATTCACCGGTTATGAAATGGCCCTCCCCATGAACACCGGAGCAGAGGCTGTGGAAACCGCCATCAAAGCAGCCCGCAAATGGGGCTATCAGGTCAAGGGAATTGCAAGTGATCAGGCCCAGATCATTGTGGCCAATGGCAATTTTCACGGGAGGACCACCACAGTGGTGTCTTTCTCGACGGAAGCCCAGTACAAACAGGACTTTGGACCGTTCACGCCCGGCTTTGTGGCCGTTGAATACGGCAGCATTGAAGCCCTGAAAGCCGCCATCAACCCCAGCACCGCAGCCATCCTGCTGGAACCCATTCAGGGGGAGGGGGGCGTGATCATTCCCCCAGAGGGCTACCTCAAAGAGGTGCGCGAACTGTGCGATCAGCACAACATCCTGTTCATTGCCGATGAAATCCAGTCCGGTCTTGGGCGCAGCGGAGCCCGCTTTGCCTGCGACCATGAAGGGGTGCGTCCTGACATGGTGATTCTGGGGAAAGCCCTTTCCGGTGGTTTTTATCCGGTTTCCGCGGTGGTGGCAGACCAGAAGGTGCTGGGCCTCTTCAAACCCGGAGACCACGGTTCCACTTTTGCCGGAAACCCTCTGGGCGCAGCGGTGGCCCGAGAAGCCCTGAAAGTCCTGCAAGAAGAAAAGCTGATCGAACGTTCCAGAACACTGGGGGCTTACCTCAAAGCAGAGCTGGAAAAAATCGACAGCCCCATCATTGATTTTGTGCGGGGCAAAGGACTCTGGATCGGTCTGGTCCTGAAAGAGCCCGCCCGCAAATACTGTGAAGCCCTGCGTGAACGGGGAATCCTGTGCAAAGAAACCCACGTGAATGTGATCCGGATTGCCCCTCCTCTGGTGATCGAGCAGGCCGAACTGGATTTGATTGTGTCAGAGTTTAAAGCGGTGTTGACAGCTTCTGAAAAAGTGCTGGTCTGA
- the metH gene encoding methionine synthase yields MQKPPIREVLKDRILVLDGAMGTMIQQFKLSESDFWNKELVQAGIGCNLKGNSDLLNITRPDVILEIHRRYLEAGADILETNTFSGTWVAQSDYETERFVYQINYDGARLAKQAADEFTAKDPSKPRYVAGAIGPTNKTLSISPKVEDPGFRAFSWDELVRDYTEQITALLDAEVDLLLVETIFDTLNSKAALYAIEEVFQSTGKRVPIMVSGTITDASGRTLSGQTAEAFYISVSHADLLSIGFNCALGAEDLRPHMRTLSKLAPEFLSCYPNAGLPNAFGEYDETPEQMATVLKSFAEEGLLNIVGGCCGSTPEHITAIVNAVANLKPRKPTLPLALPNYSGLEALFITRETNFVNVGERTNITGSPRFSKAILAGDYDAGLKIAAQQVRNGAQIIDINMDEGMLDGVQAMHRFINLVASEPEIARVPIMIDSSKWEVIEAGLKCFQGKCIVNSISLKEGEESFKKYARKLRQYGAAVVVMAFDEQGQADSYARRIEICERAYRILVDEVGFKPHDIIFDPNVLTVATGLEEHNAYALDFIEATRWIKQNLPGALVSGGISNVSFSFRGNNHVREAMHSVFLYHAIRAGLDMGIVNAGMLGVYEDIEPELLEKVEDVILNRHSEAGEALLQLAEKYKDTEKTKAVAASWRNQPVYERLKHALIHGLTDHIDQDAEEAYQELGSPLQVIEGPLMDGMNVVGDLFGSGKMFLPQVVKSARVMKKAVAYLTPYLEAEKKEGSKAGTIVMATVKGDVHDIGKNIVGVVLGCNSFEVIDLGVMVPAEKILQVAKEKNADAIGLSGLITPSLDEMVHVASEMQRQGFKLPLLIGGATTSRAHTAVKIDPQYANPVVHVLDASRAVGVLSSLLSVNKEDFAKQTKALYKDIREQHAEKNIRMVSLEEARNNRPALTYTDKPQPNTLGRQVLQYSIKELREYIDWTPFFIAWELKGIYPKILNDPKVGEQARSLFADANTLLDQLENRLEAKAVIGLYEAERSGDDLHLSLNGEPVTVLYTLRQQRQQMGNNFALADFVDQEKDFVGMFAVTIHGAEEIVQEYKAQHDDYTAIMVQAVSDRLAEAFAEKLHKDVRTTHWGYAPEETLANDDLIRERYRGIRPAPGYPACPDHTEKRTIFSVLNAEEIGLQLTESCAMWPPSSVSGLYFAHPESQYFAVGRIGEDQVKEYAQRKGMTQEEAERWLQPILAYQRALVQ; encoded by the coding sequence ATGCAAAAACCCCCCATTCGTGAAGTGCTGAAAGACCGCATCCTCGTGCTTGATGGTGCGATGGGCACCATGATCCAGCAATTCAAACTCTCCGAATCGGACTTCTGGAACAAAGAACTGGTTCAGGCTGGAATTGGCTGCAACCTCAAAGGCAACAGCGATTTGCTGAACATCACCCGCCCAGATGTGATTCTGGAAATCCACCGGCGTTATCTGGAAGCGGGCGCAGACATTCTGGAGACCAACACCTTCTCGGGAACCTGGGTGGCCCAGAGCGATTACGAAACCGAGCGTTTCGTGTACCAGATCAATTACGATGGTGCCCGTCTGGCCAAGCAAGCCGCAGACGAATTCACGGCAAAAGATCCCAGCAAACCCCGTTACGTGGCGGGGGCGATTGGTCCCACCAACAAAACCCTGAGCATTTCACCCAAAGTGGAAGATCCCGGCTTTCGGGCGTTCTCTTGGGATGAACTGGTCCGCGATTACACCGAGCAGATCACGGCCCTGCTGGATGCAGAAGTGGACCTTCTGCTGGTGGAAACCATCTTCGACACCCTGAACTCCAAGGCAGCCCTGTACGCCATCGAAGAGGTGTTCCAGAGCACTGGAAAACGGGTCCCGATCATGGTTTCAGGCACCATCACTGACGCTTCCGGGCGCACCCTCAGTGGTCAGACTGCAGAGGCTTTTTACATCTCGGTCAGCCATGCCGATCTTCTGTCCATCGGGTTCAACTGTGCTCTGGGTGCAGAAGACCTGCGTCCGCACATGCGCACCCTCTCCAAACTGGCCCCAGAGTTCCTGAGCTGTTACCCCAACGCAGGTCTGCCCAATGCCTTCGGAGAATACGACGAGACCCCGGAGCAAATGGCAACCGTCCTGAAAAGCTTCGCGGAAGAAGGGCTGCTGAACATTGTGGGCGGATGTTGCGGAAGCACCCCCGAGCACATCACCGCCATTGTGAATGCAGTGGCGAACCTGAAGCCCAGAAAACCCACCCTTCCTCTGGCCCTGCCAAATTACAGCGGTCTGGAAGCCCTGTTCATCACCCGAGAAACCAACTTCGTGAACGTCGGTGAACGGACCAACATCACCGGCAGTCCCAGATTCTCCAAAGCCATTCTGGCTGGAGATTACGACGCAGGTCTGAAAATTGCTGCACAGCAGGTCCGAAACGGCGCCCAGATCATCGACATCAACATGGATGAGGGGATGCTGGACGGGGTTCAGGCCATGCACCGCTTCATCAATCTGGTGGCCTCAGAACCAGAGATTGCACGTGTCCCCATCATGATCGATTCCTCCAAGTGGGAAGTCATCGAGGCAGGCCTGAAGTGCTTTCAGGGCAAATGCATCGTCAACTCGATTTCCCTGAAAGAAGGCGAGGAATCCTTCAAGAAATACGCCCGCAAGTTGCGCCAGTACGGCGCAGCCGTGGTGGTGATGGCCTTCGATGAGCAGGGACAGGCCGATTCATACGCCCGGCGCATCGAAATCTGCGAACGGGCTTACCGCATTCTGGTGGATGAGGTCGGCTTCAAGCCCCACGACATCATCTTTGATCCCAACGTCCTGACCGTGGCCACCGGTCTTGAAGAACACAATGCCTACGCACTGGACTTCATCGAGGCGACCCGCTGGATCAAACAGAACCTGCCCGGTGCTCTGGTCTCTGGCGGAATCTCCAATGTGTCTTTCTCGTTCCGGGGCAACAACCACGTGCGGGAAGCCATGCACAGCGTCTTCCTCTACCACGCCATCCGGGCGGGTCTGGACATGGGCATCGTGAATGCCGGGATGCTCGGGGTTTACGAGGACATCGAACCCGAGCTTCTGGAAAAAGTGGAAGATGTGATCCTCAACCGCCACAGCGAAGCCGGCGAAGCCCTGTTGCAACTCGCGGAGAAGTACAAGGACACCGAAAAAACCAAAGCGGTGGCTGCCTCATGGCGAAACCAGCCCGTTTACGAGCGCCTGAAACACGCCCTGATCCACGGCCTGACCGACCACATCGATCAGGATGCAGAAGAGGCTTATCAGGAACTGGGCAGCCCACTGCAAGTCATTGAAGGCCCCCTGATGGACGGCATGAACGTGGTCGGCGACCTGTTCGGCTCGGGGAAAATGTTCTTGCCTCAGGTGGTGAAAAGCGCACGGGTCATGAAAAAAGCCGTGGCTTACCTGACCCCTTATCTGGAAGCCGAGAAAAAAGAAGGCTCAAAAGCCGGAACCATCGTGATGGCCACCGTCAAAGGGGACGTGCACGACATCGGCAAAAACATTGTGGGTGTGGTGCTGGGCTGCAACAGCTTTGAGGTGATTGACCTCGGGGTGATGGTGCCTGCTGAGAAAATCCTTCAGGTGGCCAAAGAGAAAAATGCAGACGCCATCGGGCTCTCTGGATTGATCACCCCCAGCCTCGACGAGATGGTGCATGTGGCCAGCGAAATGCAGCGTCAGGGCTTCAAGCTGCCCCTCCTGATCGGCGGAGCCACCACCTCCAGAGCGCACACCGCTGTCAAAATTGACCCACAGTACGCCAATCCGGTGGTGCATGTGCTGGACGCCAGCCGCGCGGTGGGGGTCCTCAGCAGCTTGCTTTCTGTCAACAAAGAGGATTTCGCAAAACAGACCAAGGCCCTGTACAAAGACATCCGCGAACAGCACGCCGAAAAGAACATCCGCATGGTGTCTCTGGAAGAGGCCCGCAACAACCGTCCGGCCCTGACTTACACCGACAAACCCCAGCCGAACACACTGGGCCGTCAGGTCCTCCAGTACAGCATCAAAGAACTTCGTGAATACATCGACTGGACCCCATTTTTCATTGCGTGGGAACTCAAAGGGATTTACCCCAAAATCCTCAATGACCCCAAAGTGGGCGAGCAGGCCCGCAGCCTGTTTGCAGATGCCAACACTTTGCTGGACCAGCTTGAAAACCGTCTGGAGGCCAAAGCCGTCATTGGTCTCTACGAAGCCGAGCGCTCTGGCGATGACCTGCACCTCAGCCTGAATGGTGAGCCCGTGACGGTGCTGTACACCCTCAGACAGCAACGCCAGCAGATGGGCAACAACTTCGCTCTGGCGGATTTTGTGGATCAGGAGAAAGACTTTGTGGGCATGTTCGCCGTCACCATCCACGGTGCAGAAGAAATCGTGCAGGAATACAAAGCCCAGCACGATGATTACACCGCGATCATGGTGCAAGCCGTTTCAGACCGCCTTGCAGAAGCTTTCGCTGAAAAACTGCACAAAGACGTGCGAACCACCCACTGGGGTTACGCTCCAGAGGAAACCCTGGCCAACGATGACCTGATCCGCGAGCGTTACCGTGGCATCCGACCTGCCCCCGGCTACCCTGCCTGCCCCGACCACACCGAAAAACGCACCATCTTCAGTGTCCTGAACGCAGAAGAAATCGGATTGCAACTCACCGAATCCTGCGCCATGTGGCCCCCGAGCAGCGTCTCTGGTCTGTACTTTGCCCACCCGGAAAGCCAGTACTTTGCCGTCGGACGCATTGGTGAAGATCAGGTCAAAGAATACGCCCAGAGAAAAGGCATGACCCAGGAGGAAGCCGAACGCTGGTTGCAACCGATTCTGGCGTATCAGAGGGCATTGGTGCAGTGA
- a CDS encoding alpha/beta hydrolase, which translates to MQPLQTPLPVKAFASLTQNPRGIFVIHHGYAEHTHRYQHLIDLVNELGFHAFGFDQRGHGQTTNPPTGLVADFDQHVQDSLEFRVFLKEQHPNLPVVLFGHSMGGLLTVRSVEANPKGVDGVILSSPALLIGTDTPPMVKNLSSFLSQITPNLQVLPLDSGKISRRPEMVKAYDQDPLVYHGKVKARTGAEMLRASGNVWYGTSQWTLPTLIFHGTQDGLADIEGSRRFHAEIRSTDKTYKEFDGGYHELLNDTVSGEVLDLVKNWLKSHF; encoded by the coding sequence ATGCAACCACTGCAAACCCCGCTGCCAGTCAAGGCTTTTGCATCCCTGACCCAAAACCCCAGAGGCATCTTTGTGATCCATCACGGATATGCCGAACACACCCACCGTTACCAGCACCTGATTGATCTGGTCAATGAACTGGGATTTCATGCCTTTGGATTTGACCAGAGGGGACACGGTCAGACCACCAATCCACCTACAGGTTTGGTCGCCGATTTTGACCAGCATGTGCAAGACAGTCTGGAATTCCGGGTGTTTCTGAAAGAACAACATCCAAACCTGCCTGTGGTCTTGTTTGGTCACAGCATGGGTGGGTTGTTGACGGTCAGAAGCGTGGAAGCCAACCCCAAAGGGGTGGATGGAGTCATCCTTTCTTCTCCCGCCTTGTTGATCGGCACAGACACCCCTCCAATGGTCAAAAACCTGTCCAGTTTCCTCAGCCAGATCACCCCGAACCTGCAGGTCTTGCCTCTGGACTCTGGAAAAATTTCCAGACGGCCAGAGATGGTGAAAGCTTACGATCAGGATCCTCTGGTGTACCACGGCAAAGTCAAAGCACGCACAGGTGCAGAGATGCTGCGTGCCAGTGGCAACGTCTGGTATGGCACCAGCCAGTGGACCCTGCCCACCTTGATTTTCCATGGCACCCAGGATGGGCTGGCAGACATCGAAGGCTCCCGGCGCTTTCATGCAGAAATTCGCAGCACCGACAAAACCTACAAGGAATTTGACGGTGGATACCATGAATTGCTGAACGACACGGTGTCAGGCGAAGTGTTGGACCTTGTCAAAAACTGGTTGAAAAGCCATTTTTGA
- a CDS encoding response regulator transcription factor → MRKWQILLLEDDQALQDLLVDHLSKSGHQVQACRTLQETYNILESWTPDLVLLDQNLPDGDGLQLIPSIQSLGNLPVLIITTKGSVPDRVQGLNQGADDYLVKPFAMDEFDARIKALLRRVHPHEQVLLLAGTTLDVGKCTLSTDQGETILTDHEMRIMEYLMQNASRVVNREVLEQYVYGWYIPASNSIEVRVSVLRKKLRQIGSELNIRALRKAGYALFVES, encoded by the coding sequence ATGCGCAAATGGCAGATTCTCCTTCTTGAAGACGACCAGGCATTGCAGGACCTTCTGGTCGACCACCTCAGCAAATCTGGCCATCAGGTGCAGGCCTGCCGTACCCTTCAGGAGACCTACAACATCCTGGAAAGTTGGACCCCCGATCTGGTGCTCCTTGACCAGAACCTGCCTGATGGGGATGGACTGCAACTGATTCCCAGCATCCAGAGCCTCGGAAATTTGCCTGTCTTGATCATCACCACCAAAGGCAGCGTCCCAGACCGTGTGCAGGGCCTGAATCAAGGTGCAGACGATTATCTGGTCAAACCTTTTGCCATGGACGAGTTTGATGCACGCATCAAAGCCCTGCTCAGACGGGTTCATCCCCACGAACAGGTGTTGCTGCTGGCAGGGACCACTCTGGATGTGGGCAAATGCACCCTTTCCACCGATCAGGGAGAAACCATCCTGACCGACCATGAAATGCGCATCATGGAGTACCTGATGCAAAATGCCTCCCGGGTGGTGAACCGCGAGGTTCTGGAACAATATGTGTATGGCTGGTACATTCCGGCCTCCAACAGCATTGAAGTGCGGGTGTCGGTGCTGCGCAAGAAATTGCGTCAAATTGGCAGTGAACTCAACATCCGTGCACTTCGCAAAGCAGGTTATGCCCTTTTTGTGGAGTCCTGA
- a CDS encoding sensor histidine kinase, which yields MVLPLRTRLALWYALISMVTVLLVGGISTALSLQALENQFDNRLGDQADAISDAYNDPLKALSKPKIPSEAGVQVLNDTGKVIASSGALEFVSGPLTSDELTLQGKSYRLAQREWKRNGRTLGTIWVALSEDPLISERQTLLVTVTAGAIFSAIITFVLGVVMGRINLIPLEKAAKHANSLTPEQQVLIPYEGHRDEVYQLVSAINGLLERTWAQQAFEKQFVGQVAHELGAPLTSLRGYAERLQEQRPEADLQKMIGIARDLQFTAHDLIQYARGRTEMELVLHFVPAVELQQKLERLAEGITYKGNWANTYLVADIDRLAQALRNLFTNARRVVGVNGHIECELCSENGQVVFYTRDNGPGIAPEHLPHLFEPFYSGSGSYGLGLSVARKVAEQHGGQLTVRNLPEGGAEFALRIPDAEDDLELDDTELTDDSPA from the coding sequence ATGGTCTTACCACTCAGAACCCGGCTTGCCCTCTGGTATGCCCTGATCTCCATGGTGACCGTGTTGCTGGTAGGTGGCATCAGCACAGCGCTTTCTCTACAGGCTCTGGAAAACCAATTCGACAACCGCCTGGGAGACCAGGCCGATGCCATCAGTGATGCTTACAATGACCCCCTCAAAGCCCTGAGCAAACCCAAAATTCCCAGTGAGGCAGGGGTTCAAGTCCTGAACGACACAGGAAAAGTCATTGCCTCTTCTGGAGCACTGGAATTTGTCAGTGGTCCACTGACCTCCGATGAATTGACTTTGCAAGGCAAGTCTTACCGACTCGCCCAGCGGGAATGGAAACGCAATGGCCGCACGCTCGGAACCATCTGGGTGGCCCTTTCTGAAGACCCTTTGATTTCAGAGCGACAGACCCTGTTGGTGACTGTGACGGCAGGAGCCATTTTTTCTGCCATCATCACTTTCGTGCTTGGGGTGGTGATGGGCCGGATCAACCTGATCCCTCTGGAGAAAGCGGCCAAACATGCCAACAGCCTGACCCCCGAGCAGCAGGTCCTGATTCCCTATGAAGGCCACCGGGATGAAGTGTACCAACTGGTGAGTGCCATCAATGGCCTGCTGGAACGCACCTGGGCGCAACAGGCCTTTGAGAAGCAGTTTGTGGGTCAGGTGGCCCATGAACTCGGGGCACCCCTCACCAGTTTGCGGGGTTATGCAGAGCGCTTGCAGGAGCAACGTCCAGAGGCAGACCTTCAAAAAATGATCGGGATTGCCCGTGACCTTCAATTTACAGCCCATGACCTGATTCAATATGCTCGTGGACGAACAGAGATGGAACTGGTGTTGCACTTTGTGCCTGCTGTGGAGTTGCAACAAAAGCTCGAACGTCTTGCAGAGGGCATCACCTACAAGGGCAACTGGGCAAACACCTATCTGGTGGCTGACATTGATCGCCTTGCACAGGCTTTGCGCAACCTGTTCACCAATGCAAGACGGGTGGTGGGTGTGAATGGGCACATCGAATGTGAACTGTGCAGTGAAAACGGGCAGGTGGTGTTTTACACCCGAGACAACGGACCCGGCATTGCGCCAGAGCATCTCCCACACCTCTTTGAGCCCTTTTATTCAGGCTCTGGAAGTTATGGACTTGGGCTCAGTGTGGCCCGCAAAGTTGCAGAGCAACACGGTGGTCAATTGACAGTGCGCAACCTTCCAGAGGGAGGCGCCGAATTTGCCCTCCGCATTCCTGACGCTGAGGATGACCTCGAACTGGACGACACCGAATTGACAGACGATTCCCCCGCTTGA
- a CDS encoding prepilin-type N-terminal cleavage/methylation domain-containing protein, with protein MLNVRLSSQKGLTLIEVLMGLMVLALLVLCVVPLQTGSLQASGKASMVQKASFWLDQTLAGLHLQDFEGLTARCRNQTRDGFELQCTLEPCGVQRMSLQCPGPDLAAYRVSVKVKKQNHVLASAQTVIAR; from the coding sequence GTGTTGAATGTTCGATTGTCCTCTCAAAAAGGGTTGACCCTCATTGAAGTTTTGATGGGCCTGATGGTGCTGGCCCTGCTTGTTTTGTGTGTTGTGCCTTTGCAAACGGGCAGTTTGCAGGCTTCCGGAAAAGCCAGCATGGTCCAGAAAGCCAGTTTCTGGCTGGATCAAACTCTGGCAGGTTTGCATTTGCAGGATTTTGAAGGACTGACAGCCCGTTGTCGAAACCAAACCAGAGACGGCTTTGAGTTGCAGTGCACCCTTGAGCCTTGTGGGGTTCAGAGGATGTCGCTGCAGTGTCCGGGACCAGACCTCGCAGCTTACCGGGTCAGCGTGAAAGTCAAAAAGCAAAACCATGTGCTGGCCTCCGCTCAGACGGTGATCGCCCGATGA